The proteins below come from a single Tenuifilum thalassicum genomic window:
- a CDS encoding ATP-binding protein, whose product MKLEYKVQGGDFVRAGQASSQVKKVLKRLNVPPAIIKRVVVALYEGEVNIVAHAFQGKIYVDIDADKIKVVLDDIGPGIPDIDLAMKPGFSTASNIVREMGFGAGMGLPNIKENTDKMKISSVIDVGTRLEFEVNLK is encoded by the coding sequence ATGAAGTTAGAATATAAAGTTCAGGGTGGCGATTTTGTGAGAGCAGGCCAGGCTTCAAGCCAGGTTAAAAAAGTGCTTAAGCGCCTTAATGTCCCTCCGGCTATTATAAAACGGGTTGTTGTTGCCCTTTACGAAGGCGAGGTTAATATTGTTGCCCATGCTTTTCAGGGAAAGATTTATGTCGATATCGATGCGGATAAAATTAAAGTAGTGCTTGATGATATCGGTCCAGGTATTCCTGATATTGATTTGGCAATGAAACCAGGATTCTCAACTGCCTCTAATATAGTTCGTGAAATGGGGTTTGGCGCTGGAATGGGCTTGCCCAATATCAAAGAAAATACAGATAAGATGAAGATCTCTAGCGTTATTGATGTTGGAACAAGGTTGGAATTTGAGGTTAATCTTAAGTAA